A region of the Paracoccaceae bacterium genome:
GGATACATGCAGGCGTTCGGGGCCGAGGGGGTTGCGCGGTTCTTCGCGGAAACCGACGGCTGGGACGCGCAGGTGCTGAACGACCGGGCCGAGCCGCGCTATCGCCGCGCCCGCGTGCTGACGGCGCAGGAACGCGCGGCGGTGGACGAGGGCCTGGCGGGAACGGCCGCGCGGATCATCGGCTAGCGCATCGCGCGGCGGGCCTGCCAGACCGCGATCGCGGCAAAGATCACGCCGCCGACGCCCTGCCCGATCAGCACGCCGGAGGCGCCCAGCCACATCCCGCCCGCGATGACCAGCGGCACGGTGCCGATGGTATGCCGCCCCCAGTTCACCAGTGTCGACTGGAACGGGCGGCCAAGGTTGTTGCAGGCGGCATTGGCCACGAAGATCGCCCCGTTGAAGAAGAACAGAAGCGCCAGGGGGCCGCAGAACAGGTAGACAAGGTCCCGGGTCAGTCCCTCGGCCCGGAACAGGTCTGCGATCGGGGCCCGCAGGGCGAACAGCACGGCTGCGGCGACGGCCACCACGAGGGCGGTGAACCACAGCGCGGCGGCAAAGGCCTCGCGCACCCGGTCCATGCGCCCGGCGCCGATGTTCTGGCCGATCACCGGGCCGACCGCACCGGACAGGGCAAAGATCACGCCGAAGGCCAGCGGGGTCAGACGCCCGGCAATCGCCATGCCCGCCACCGCCGCCTCGCCGAAGGCGGCCATCGCGCGGGTCACCCAGGCCTGGCCGAAGGGGGTTGCGACCTGGGTCAGGATGGCCGGGCCGGCGATGGCAAAGACCGGCCGCAGGTCGGCGGCAAGGCCCGCCGCCGTCGGCCGGTCAAACCCGCCGTGGTGGCGCAGGATGGGGCGGAGGGCGGTGGCGGCGATGGTCACCCGCGCCGCGACCGAGGCGAGGGCGGCGCCGGTCAGGTCCAGCCCCAGCCCGAAGATCAGGATCGGGTCGAGCACCGCGTTGACCAGCCCGCCAAGGATCGTGGCCAGCATCGCGCGGCGGGCATCGCCATGCGCGCGCAGGATCGCCCCGCCGATCATGCCCACCATCAGTAGCGGCTGAGAGGGCACGATGATCGACAGGTAGTGGATTGCATGGGCCTCGGTCGCGCCCGTAGCCCCCAGCAACCGCACCAGCGGCCCCAACCCCAGCCACACGGCAGCGGCGAAGATGGCGCCGAACCAGAGACCGTGGAACAGGGCGGTGCTGGCGCGGTGGCGGGCGAGGGCGGGGTCGCGGGCGCCGGCGGCGCGGGAGACGAGGGCGCCGGCGGCGATCGACATGCCGATGCCGACCGAGGTGGTGAAGAACAGGATCGCCCCGGCATAGCCCACGGCCGCGGCAAGCTCGGCCTGGCCGAGCCAGGAGATGAAGACCATGTCCACGAAATCGACCGCGAAGATCGCCATCAGCCCCACCGACGATGTCAGCGACATCACCGCTATGTGCCTGAAAAGATTGCCTTCGGTGAAGCGGCCCTGCGGGGCGGCCGTGCCGCTGCCCTTGTCCTGCATGCCCGCCCCCCCTGCGGCGCCGGTCGCGCCCGTCCGTGACCCGCCCCGTTGCGGGGCCGGTGACCGACTGT
Encoded here:
- a CDS encoding MATE family efflux transporter, translating into MSLTSSVGLMAIFAVDFVDMVFISWLGQAELAAAVGYAGAILFFTTSVGIGMSIAAGALVSRAAGARDPALARHRASTALFHGLWFGAIFAAAVWLGLGPLVRLLGATGATEAHAIHYLSIIVPSQPLLMVGMIGGAILRAHGDARRAMLATILGGLVNAVLDPILIFGLGLDLTGAALASVAARVTIAATALRPILRHHGGFDRPTAAGLAADLRPVFAIAGPAILTQVATPFGQAWVTRAMAAFGEAAVAGMAIAGRLTPLAFGVIFALSGAVGPVIGQNIGAGRMDRVREAFAAALWFTALVVAVAAAVLFALRAPIADLFRAEGLTRDLVYLFCGPLALLFFFNGAIFVANAACNNLGRPFQSTLVNWGRHTIGTVPLVIAGGMWLGASGVLIGQGVGGVIFAAIAVWQARRAMR